A region from the Halobacillus mangrovi genome encodes:
- the prsW gene encoding glutamic-type intramembrane protease PrsW — protein sequence MALLTAAIAPAVAIMTFIYLSKRIELEPLPLIIRMFVIGVIMVFPIMFIQYAFESEGFFQSPFLKSVFLAGLLEEFFKWFFLLFVAFRHSDFDHHYDGIIYGVAISLGFATVENIIYLFANGIEIALMRAVFPVSSHALFGIIMGFYLGKAKFSNSNSTLCLFFALLIPVSLHSFYDFIITVFDQKWIYGILPFMLILWMIGIRKIRVANKHHEKLLKS from the coding sequence ATGGCCTTATTAACAGCGGCAATTGCTCCTGCAGTGGCCATTATGACATTTATTTATTTAAGTAAGCGGATTGAACTAGAACCTCTGCCTTTGATTATAAGAATGTTTGTCATCGGGGTCATTATGGTATTTCCGATCATGTTTATTCAATACGCCTTCGAATCAGAAGGATTTTTCCAAAGTCCATTCTTAAAATCAGTATTTTTGGCAGGACTGTTAGAAGAATTTTTTAAATGGTTCTTCTTATTATTTGTGGCATTTCGCCACTCTGACTTTGACCACCACTATGATGGTATTATTTATGGTGTAGCGATCAGTTTGGGGTTTGCGACTGTGGAAAATATCATCTATCTATTTGCTAATGGAATAGAGATTGCTTTGATGCGAGCTGTATTTCCAGTTTCATCTCATGCATTGTTTGGTATTATTATGGGATTTTATTTAGGAAAAGCCAAGTTCTCGAATTCAAATTCAACACTTTGTCTGTTTTTTGCTTTGTTAATTCCAGTATCCTTGCATAGCTTTTATGATTTTATCATTACCGTATTTGATCAAAAGTGGATATACGGAATCCTTCCGTTCATGCTTATTTTATGGATGATAGGCATAAGAAAAATCCGTGTTGCAAATAAACATCATGAGAAGCTGTTAAAATCGTAA
- the sleB gene encoding spore cortex-lytic enzyme, with the protein MLVLPLSEWTNIKPVQGFSNQVIQQGATGDDVIELQSRLQYLGFYNGEIDGVFGWGTYWAVRNFQYEFGLEIDGLVGQEVKNKLIKASKYDEGFVKEQIRQGNDFTYYGGTPKQQQTSKKGQKAPQQQQQQAQPQEPTAVNVPSGFSQNDIQLMANAVYGEARGEPYVGQVAVAAVILNRVSSASFPNTVSGVIFEPRAFTAVADGQIWLEPNDQARDAVLDAINGWDPSGQAIYYFNPNTATSSWIWGRPQIKQIGKHIFCK; encoded by the coding sequence ATGTTGGTTTTGCCGTTATCTGAATGGACGAACATCAAACCTGTACAAGGATTCTCAAATCAAGTCATCCAACAAGGGGCAACAGGTGATGACGTTATTGAACTTCAATCAAGACTTCAATACTTAGGCTTTTACAATGGAGAAATTGATGGAGTATTCGGTTGGGGGACTTATTGGGCAGTGAGAAACTTTCAGTATGAGTTTGGTTTGGAAATTGACGGGCTAGTTGGACAGGAAGTCAAGAACAAATTGATAAAAGCAAGTAAATATGATGAAGGTTTCGTTAAAGAGCAAATTCGCCAAGGAAATGATTTTACTTATTACGGAGGTACTCCGAAACAACAGCAAACCAGTAAAAAAGGCCAAAAAGCACCTCAACAACAGCAGCAGCAAGCTCAACCTCAAGAGCCGACAGCTGTTAACGTTCCTAGTGGGTTTTCGCAGAATGATATTCAATTAATGGCAAATGCTGTATATGGTGAAGCTCGAGGAGAGCCTTATGTCGGGCAAGTAGCTGTAGCTGCGGTTATTTTAAACCGAGTGAGCAGCGCATCATTTCCAAATACAGTCTCTGGAGTCATCTTTGAGCCGCGCGCTTTCACCGCTGTAGCAGATGGACAAATTTGGCTCGAACCAAATGATCAGGCTAGAGATGCAGTATTAGATGCAATCAATGGCTGGGACCCATCAGGACAAGCAATATATTACTTCAACCCGAACACAGCAACTTCGAGCTGGATTTGGGGAAGACCGCAAATTAAACAAATCGGTAAACATATTTTCTGTAAATAG
- the ypeB gene encoding germination protein YpeB, with protein MIRTIAIIVLSLTTIGAGVWGYKENQDKNAVLIQAENSYQRAFHELTYNIDLLHDKIGASLAMNSRKQLSPQLAEIWKIASEANSDVGQLPLTLLPFNKTEEFLYDVGDFAYRSAVRDLEKKPLSEKEIKMLEQLHEQSGEIENELRKVQNVVLKDNLRWMDVQLALATNDEVGDNTIVNGFKTVEKSVDGYTQSTMEAGMGTKKPEQQYRYLKGEKLSENEAKKVASDWLEKVDQSKLTLTKSGKGADVPTYTASFQNGKKNGYIDLTEKGGHPLTIMISRPVEKAKISLHEASNKAREFAKGLDISSLELIESSQYDKVGVFRFVYTKDGVRYFPDSIVVKVALDDGEVLGLSAREYYNYHNDRNLNPAEISEEEARDKVNPQLKIQEQHMAVIENDVKEQVLCYEFLTTMENTTYRIFINATNGEEEKVETLKKSEMKFNQEV; from the coding sequence ATGATTCGTACAATCGCTATCATTGTATTAAGTTTAACTACGATTGGAGCAGGAGTCTGGGGTTATAAGGAAAACCAGGATAAGAATGCTGTTCTCATTCAAGCAGAAAACAGCTATCAGCGAGCTTTTCATGAGTTGACCTATAATATCGACCTTTTGCACGACAAAATTGGAGCGTCTCTCGCAATGAACTCACGAAAGCAGTTGTCTCCACAACTCGCAGAAATATGGAAGATCGCCTCTGAAGCTAATTCAGATGTCGGTCAGCTCCCACTGACGCTACTCCCTTTTAATAAGACGGAAGAATTTCTTTATGATGTTGGAGACTTTGCTTATCGCTCAGCCGTAAGAGATTTGGAGAAAAAACCTCTTAGTGAAAAAGAAATTAAAATGCTTGAACAACTACACGAACAATCTGGTGAAATTGAAAATGAGCTGCGTAAGGTGCAAAATGTAGTGCTTAAGGATAACTTGCGATGGATGGACGTTCAGTTGGCCCTGGCAACCAATGACGAGGTAGGGGATAACACAATTGTGAACGGCTTTAAAACGGTAGAAAAATCTGTAGATGGATATACGCAATCTACAATGGAAGCAGGAATGGGTACGAAGAAACCTGAACAACAATACCGCTACCTTAAAGGTGAAAAACTTTCTGAAAATGAAGCTAAGAAAGTCGCAAGTGACTGGCTTGAAAAAGTGGATCAGTCCAAACTTACATTAACAAAATCAGGTAAAGGAGCTGATGTTCCTACCTACACCGCTTCTTTTCAAAACGGTAAGAAGAACGGCTATATTGATTTAACAGAAAAAGGTGGGCATCCACTTACCATCATGATCAGCAGGCCAGTAGAAAAGGCAAAAATCAGTCTGCATGAAGCTTCTAACAAGGCAAGGGAATTTGCTAAAGGATTAGATATATCCTCCTTAGAGCTTATCGAAAGCAGTCAATATGATAAGGTCGGTGTATTTCGTTTTGTATACACGAAAGATGGTGTCCGCTATTTCCCGGATTCCATTGTAGTCAAAGTGGCACTTGATGATGGTGAAGTTCTCGGTTTATCAGCTAGGGAATATTATAATTACCATAATGACCGCAATTTAAACCCAGCTGAGATATCAGAAGAAGAAGCTAGAGACAAGGTTAACCCACAATTAAAAATTCAAGAACAGCATATGGCAGTGATAGAGAATGATGTTAAAGAACAGGTGCTCTGTTATGAATTTTTAACCACTATGGAAAATACCACCTATAGAATCTTCATCAACGCTACGAACGGTGAAGAGGAGAAAGTAGAAACACTGAAAAAATCCGAAATGAAATTTAATCAAGAAGTGTAG
- a CDS encoding flagellar brake protein, with protein sequence MKIGMVITLEIQNEAEERTEKYRCKLLDCNPNFICIDYPVNVRTGKTGVILEGAKFQASFVSENESVYIFNTEVIGREKTNTNIPIIVLHFPGEKDLMRVQRRSYVRVNSSLDAVIKDEKQLFNTITQDISGGGVAIIEPPNSSFSEQQAVELILVLPLNNQSSIRVHTSARIIRITEQEQGYPNRLSAEFQSITEKHRQIIMKHCFDQQRQIRKLGLK encoded by the coding sequence ATGAAGATTGGCATGGTGATTACATTAGAAATTCAGAATGAAGCTGAAGAAAGAACCGAAAAATATAGATGTAAACTGTTAGATTGTAACCCCAATTTTATTTGCATCGACTATCCGGTCAATGTTAGGACTGGAAAAACAGGGGTCATTCTTGAAGGAGCAAAATTTCAAGCCAGTTTCGTCAGCGAAAATGAGTCAGTTTACATATTTAATACAGAAGTCATTGGCAGGGAAAAGACTAATACTAATATTCCTATTATAGTATTACATTTTCCAGGGGAAAAGGACCTTATGAGGGTCCAGAGGCGAAGTTACGTACGTGTTAATTCAAGCCTGGATGCGGTGATTAAAGACGAAAAGCAACTATTTAATACGATAACTCAAGATATAAGCGGTGGCGGGGTGGCAATAATTGAACCACCTAATTCTTCCTTCTCAGAGCAGCAGGCAGTAGAACTAATTCTAGTTTTACCATTGAATAATCAAAGCTCCATACGTGTACATACAAGTGCGAGGATTATTCGTATCACTGAACAAGAACAAGGGTATCCAAATAGGCTATCTGCCGAGTTTCAAAGCATAACAGAAAAACACAGACAAATAATCATGAAACACTGCTTTGACCAGCAGAGGCAAATAAGAAAGCTGGGTTTGAAATAG
- the cmk gene encoding (d)CMP kinase gives MNTMTIAIDGPAAAGKSTVAKKVAEKLSIIYVDTGAMYRALTWKAIQENVTLEDETALTELLKNTELKLVQSPMGQKVVLNGDDVSEAIRTNEVTNQVSIVAKHKSVREEMVKRQQELVEEQGVVMDGRDIGTHVLPNADVKIFMIASVEERAERRHKENKQKGYESNLEEIKSDIRKRDEIDSNRKTAPLVKAEDAIEVDTTSLSIEEVVDKIIAIVKEKQHREG, from the coding sequence ATGAACACAATGACAATCGCAATTGACGGTCCCGCAGCAGCAGGGAAAAGTACAGTAGCTAAAAAAGTAGCTGAAAAGCTTTCTATTATATATGTAGATACTGGAGCAATGTACAGAGCTTTGACTTGGAAAGCGATCCAAGAAAATGTAACGCTCGAGGATGAAACAGCCCTCACCGAACTTTTGAAAAATACAGAATTAAAACTAGTTCAATCTCCAATGGGGCAAAAGGTGGTTCTGAATGGAGATGACGTATCTGAAGCTATACGAACTAACGAAGTGACCAACCAAGTTTCGATCGTTGCTAAACATAAATCTGTTCGTGAAGAGATGGTGAAACGCCAGCAGGAGCTTGTTGAAGAGCAAGGCGTAGTAATGGACGGTCGTGATATTGGTACGCATGTACTTCCTAATGCTGACGTTAAAATCTTCATGATAGCCTCTGTAGAAGAACGAGCGGAGAGACGACATAAGGAAAATAAACAAAAAGGATACGAATCGAATCTGGAGGAGATTAAGTCAGATATAAGGAAAAGAGACGAGATTGATTCTAATCGTAAAACCGCTCCTTTAGTAAAAGCAGAGGATGCCATTGAAGTAGATACAACCTCACTGTCAATTGAGGAAGTAGTTGACAAGATCATTGCAATTGTCAAAGAAAAGCAGCATAGGGAGGGATGA
- a CDS encoding lysophospholipid acyltransferase family protein, translated as MNLYKLGKFLCTVIFYPLYRIKVIGKENIPKDGPVIICSNHISNFDPPVVGITSDRNIYFMAKEELFKNKFFGGILKRVHAFPIKRGMRDRNALRQGLNVLKENHALGLFPEGTRQKNGEVGKGLAGAGFFALRSEATIVPCAIIGPYQKFKPLKVVYGEPIDMTSFRQEKASAQVVTDRIMEEIRQLHKNHR; from the coding sequence ATGAATCTCTATAAATTAGGGAAGTTTCTTTGTACAGTAATTTTCTATCCGCTATACCGAATAAAAGTCATTGGTAAAGAGAATATCCCAAAGGACGGTCCTGTAATCATATGTTCCAACCATATCTCTAATTTTGATCCCCCTGTCGTAGGGATTACAAGCGATAGAAACATCTATTTCATGGCTAAAGAAGAGTTGTTTAAGAACAAGTTCTTTGGGGGAATATTGAAAAGAGTCCATGCATTCCCAATAAAAAGAGGGATGAGGGACCGCAATGCTTTAAGGCAAGGTCTGAATGTGTTGAAGGAAAACCACGCCCTGGGGCTGTTTCCTGAAGGCACACGTCAGAAAAACGGGGAAGTCGGCAAAGGGTTGGCAGGGGCAGGCTTTTTTGCCCTTCGATCTGAAGCTACGATTGTTCCGTGTGCAATCATTGGTCCTTATCAAAAATTCAAACCGTTAAAGGTTGTTTATGGTGAACCAATTGATATGACAAGTTTTCGACAAGAAAAAGCGTCGGCTCAAGTCGTTACAGATCGAATTATGGAAGAAATCAGACAATTGCATAAAAATCACCGATGA
- the rpsA gene encoding 30S ribosomal protein S1: MDEMNQEVSGMKEFSAGDIVTGKVVKIEEKQVLVDVGYKVEGIVPISELSSLHVEKASDAVSEGDELTLQVKKVEDDEIVLSKRAVDADKAWQDLEEKFESGEIFEAEVKDVVKGGLVVDIGLRGFIPASLVETYYVEDFEDYKGKNLSLKVVELDREQNRVILSHRAVVEQEEAAKKQEVLHSLEEGQVIEGTVQRLTDFGAFVNLGGIDGLVHISQLSHQHVEKASDVVEEGQTVKVKVLSVDRDNERISLSLKATQPGPWHDLQNKVKQGEVLEGTVRRLVSFGAFVEVFPGVEGLVHISQISNRHIGTPGEVLDEGQEVQVKVLDVDEDAKRLSLSMKELEREESRQEIQQYEKEDDNSGFSLSDMIGDKLDKYKK, translated from the coding sequence ATGGATGAAATGAATCAAGAAGTATCTGGAATGAAAGAATTCTCTGCAGGGGACATTGTGACTGGTAAAGTCGTAAAAATTGAAGAAAAACAGGTCCTCGTAGATGTTGGATATAAAGTAGAGGGGATTGTACCTATCAGTGAATTATCCAGCCTTCATGTTGAAAAAGCATCTGACGCAGTGAGCGAGGGTGATGAGCTCACACTTCAGGTGAAAAAAGTAGAAGACGATGAAATCGTTCTTTCTAAGCGTGCTGTGGATGCGGATAAAGCATGGCAGGACCTTGAAGAGAAATTTGAAAGCGGAGAGATCTTTGAAGCAGAGGTCAAAGACGTCGTTAAAGGCGGTCTTGTCGTTGATATCGGTCTCCGTGGATTTATTCCAGCATCCTTAGTTGAAACCTATTATGTAGAAGATTTTGAAGACTACAAAGGTAAAAACCTATCCCTTAAAGTTGTAGAACTGGATCGCGAGCAGAATCGTGTCATCCTGTCTCACCGTGCAGTCGTAGAGCAGGAAGAAGCTGCTAAAAAACAAGAAGTCCTACATTCATTGGAGGAAGGTCAAGTAATTGAAGGTACCGTCCAGCGTTTAACTGACTTCGGTGCATTTGTTAACCTTGGAGGGATTGACGGACTCGTACATATCTCTCAGCTATCCCATCAGCATGTTGAGAAAGCATCTGATGTTGTTGAGGAGGGACAGACAGTAAAAGTTAAAGTACTTTCCGTTGATCGTGACAATGAAAGAATTTCTCTATCATTGAAGGCTACACAGCCAGGACCTTGGCACGACCTTCAAAACAAAGTAAAACAAGGCGAAGTTCTTGAGGGAACTGTAAGACGTCTTGTAAGCTTTGGTGCTTTTGTTGAAGTATTCCCAGGTGTAGAAGGTCTTGTACACATTTCACAAATTTCGAACCGTCATATTGGAACTCCTGGAGAAGTTCTTGATGAGGGTCAGGAAGTCCAAGTTAAAGTACTTGATGTTGATGAGGATGCGAAGCGTCTTTCTCTAAGTATGAAGGAGCTTGAACGTGAGGAATCACGTCAGGAAATTCAGCAGTATGAGAAAGAAGACGATAATTCTGGATTCTCACTCAGTGATATGATTGGTGATAAACTAGATAAGTATAAAAAATAA
- the fni gene encoding type 2 isopentenyl-diphosphate Delta-isomerase, protein MMDMTRSERKIDHIHHALGHERNFYNHFDDVNIVHQSLARLDFNQLSIDTKVGELNLSSPLFVNAMTGGGGEKTEQINRDLALAAKETGIGMAVGSQMSAIKNPEERRTYEVVREVNPEGIVFANVGSEADAKQANEAIDMLKANALQIHINTLQEMIMPEGDRDFTDRLKKIETIVKEIEIPVIIKEVGFGMSKETVEQLYTIGVRYVDVAGLGGTNFSRVENRRRDKQLESFNNWGIPTPLSIIEATHTAHDRGDFHIIGSGGIRNGLDGVKAMVLGSEAFGMAGNLLRVLLEDGKEALVAEICHIHQEIKIAMMLLNANTVRDFKGKPYVLYGRTKEWKEQRISSSL, encoded by the coding sequence ATGATGGATATGACAAGATCTGAGAGGAAAATTGATCATATCCACCATGCCTTGGGTCATGAACGCAATTTTTACAATCACTTTGATGATGTGAATATCGTTCACCAGAGTCTAGCGAGACTGGATTTTAATCAATTAAGCATAGATACTAAAGTTGGGGAACTTAATTTAAGTTCCCCTCTTTTTGTTAATGCAATGACCGGTGGTGGTGGAGAGAAAACGGAGCAAATCAATCGTGATTTAGCTTTAGCTGCTAAAGAGACAGGTATAGGAATGGCTGTCGGTTCTCAAATGTCAGCTATTAAGAATCCTGAAGAGAGGCGAACCTACGAAGTTGTTCGAGAAGTCAATCCGGAGGGGATAGTCTTTGCAAATGTGGGAAGTGAAGCGGATGCAAAGCAAGCCAATGAGGCAATAGATATGCTAAAAGCGAATGCTTTACAAATCCACATTAATACCCTACAGGAAATGATTATGCCTGAAGGAGATCGTGATTTTACAGATCGATTAAAAAAAATCGAAACAATAGTTAAAGAAATAGAAATCCCTGTAATTATAAAAGAAGTTGGTTTCGGAATGTCGAAGGAAACTGTGGAGCAATTATATACAATAGGTGTCCGTTATGTGGATGTCGCCGGACTAGGAGGGACGAATTTTTCCAGAGTTGAAAACAGAAGGCGGGATAAGCAACTTGAGTCCTTTAACAACTGGGGAATTCCAACTCCTCTATCTATTATAGAAGCTACGCATACAGCTCATGATAGGGGTGATTTTCACATTATTGGCTCAGGTGGCATCCGAAATGGCTTAGACGGTGTGAAAGCCATGGTACTTGGCAGCGAAGCTTTCGGCATGGCGGGAAACCTTTTAAGAGTGCTTCTCGAAGATGGGAAAGAAGCTTTGGTTGCAGAAATTTGTCATATTCATCAAGAGATTAAAATAGCTATGATGCTTCTTAATGCTAACACAGTGCGAGATTTTAAAGGAAAGCCGTACGTACTTTATGGTCGAACGAAAGAGTGGAAAGAGCAAAGGATAAGTTCCAGTCTATGA
- a CDS encoding YphA family membrane protein, whose amino-acid sequence MTATYYWYAWTISIIAYFFIQKSQLRLKILLFTGISMSTYSLSFWNGQQHFYLHIAVLGFFGLIFWTSRNRGWIEHFWPFVLSIGYTSFQLFFMVNPVWLELPGIPIGLIAVLLLLKYFCRDLEGLIGMWLLMVAIGTLCSYLILSLYSDGGVFFNNQILLLAAQGILILLFFHGLEKLKSMNKKKRIQRINKGAALM is encoded by the coding sequence ATGACTGCCACCTACTATTGGTATGCTTGGACGATTTCGATTATTGCCTATTTTTTTATTCAAAAATCCCAATTAAGATTGAAAATCTTGCTTTTTACAGGGATAAGTATGTCTACATACTCTTTATCTTTTTGGAATGGTCAACAGCATTTCTACCTTCATATTGCAGTTCTTGGTTTCTTTGGGCTCATATTCTGGACCAGTAGGAACAGGGGATGGATCGAACACTTTTGGCCTTTTGTACTAAGTATAGGCTACACTTCCTTTCAACTCTTTTTTATGGTAAATCCGGTTTGGCTTGAGCTTCCCGGGATTCCCATAGGATTGATAGCCGTTTTATTATTATTGAAGTATTTCTGCAGGGATCTAGAAGGATTGATAGGGATGTGGCTATTGATGGTTGCTATTGGTACGCTATGCTCTTATTTGATTCTTTCGTTATATTCTGATGGTGGAGTGTTTTTCAATAATCAAATTCTTTTACTAGCTGCACAAGGAATTCTAATCCTACTATTTTTTCATGGGTTAGAAAAGCTGAAAAGTATGAATAAAAAGAAAAGAATTCAGCGAATAAACAAAGGAGCTGCATTGATGTGA
- a CDS encoding YIEGIA family protein, giving the protein MNEYTYPIIAGIAVGTALRIFMLRSDYRQYPTYLHGKIIHLSLGFIAASLGTIAIPSIMEKEFTAVTFLTLAASQFREVRNMERNTLTEMDSYELVPRGNTYIEGIAVTFESRNYLVIFTSFVVTLCYLAINIWASVVATILCFVLAKFLMSGSKLSDIVTVEQSELHFDGAGLYVDNIYIMNIGLPERQKEIMKYGMGFILTPKSFSVRSTIANLGQRQAILHDVSVSLGVFRDSGTPALVPLIKRDLNDGRIGVFILPQLQDPVRAKEIISSVPVLENAIQMPSKRMSQEG; this is encoded by the coding sequence GTGAACGAATATACCTATCCCATTATAGCTGGAATTGCTGTCGGTACAGCGTTGCGAATCTTTATGCTTCGCAGCGATTACAGACAGTATCCCACTTATTTGCACGGGAAAATCATTCATTTATCTCTAGGGTTTATTGCTGCATCACTAGGAACAATTGCTATACCTTCTATTATGGAAAAAGAGTTCACTGCTGTAACCTTTCTGACTCTAGCAGCTTCTCAATTCCGTGAAGTGAGAAATATGGAGCGGAATACTCTGACAGAGATGGACTCCTATGAATTAGTGCCACGAGGCAATACGTATATTGAAGGTATTGCCGTGACATTCGAAAGCCGGAATTATTTAGTCATTTTCACTTCTTTTGTAGTCACGCTATGTTATTTGGCTATAAATATTTGGGCTTCTGTTGTAGCAACAATCTTATGTTTTGTCCTTGCAAAATTTCTTATGAGCGGCTCTAAATTGTCTGATATTGTAACGGTGGAACAATCTGAGCTTCATTTTGATGGGGCAGGCCTTTACGTAGATAACATTTATATCATGAATATAGGGTTGCCAGAAAGGCAAAAAGAAATCATGAAGTATGGGATGGGATTTATCCTAACCCCTAAGTCTTTTAGCGTGCGTTCAACTATCGCTAACCTTGGTCAGAGGCAAGCAATTTTGCATGATGTTTCCGTAAGTCTAGGTGTTTTTAGGGATTCTGGGACGCCTGCTCTTGTCCCTTTAATTAAAAGGGATTTGAATGACGGAAGGATTGGGGTATTTATCCTTCCACAACTTCAAGATCCTGTAAGAGCGAAAGAAATCATTTCATCTGTGCCAGTTTTAGAAAATGCTATACAAATGCCTTCGAAGCGGATGAGTCAGGAGGGATAA
- a CDS encoding capping complex subunit for YIEGIA: MKMEKAILASITLKSDKVSGSAAVFHCDTKEEMESVAANLEAILDGIAHRLSDSLYIIVKH, from the coding sequence GTGAAGATGGAAAAAGCGATACTAGCTTCCATTACATTAAAATCAGATAAAGTTTCAGGAAGTGCTGCAGTCTTCCATTGTGATACGAAAGAGGAAATGGAATCTGTAGCTGCGAACTTAGAAGCAATTCTAGACGGTATTGCTCACCGTCTAAGTGATTCTCTCTATATTATCGTAAAGCATTAA
- the der gene encoding ribosome biogenesis GTPase Der → MRKSVVAIVGRPNIGKSTIFNRLVGERISIVEDTPGVTRDRIYAEAEWLTTTFNVIDTGGIELGDEPLLVQMRAQAQVAIDEADVIIFMVNSRDGITGADEEVAKILFKSNKPVVLAVNKVDNPEMRENIYEFYSLGFGEPFPISGTHGLGLGDMLDEVVNHFPEQVQEEIEDDTIRFSLIGRPNVGKSSLVNSLLGQERVIVSDIAGTTRDAIDTPFSKDDRDFVIIDTAGMRKRGKVYESTEKYSIIRALKAIERSDVVLTLIDADTGIQEQDKKIAGYAHEAGKAVIIVVNKWDTVDKGEKTMKEFEDKVRSDFRFLDYAPIVFLSAKTKKRIHTLLPKVLEASENHAKRVQTNILNEVIMDALAMNPSPSIKGQKLKIFYATQVSVKPPSFVVFVNEPELMHFTYERFLENRIREAFGFEGTPIKIFARKRS, encoded by the coding sequence ATGAGAAAATCAGTTGTCGCGATAGTTGGACGGCCGAATATTGGAAAGTCTACGATTTTCAATCGGCTTGTTGGAGAAAGAATATCCATTGTAGAAGACACCCCTGGGGTGACTCGTGACCGTATCTATGCTGAAGCTGAATGGCTGACCACAACCTTTAATGTGATAGATACTGGTGGGATCGAACTTGGTGATGAGCCGCTACTTGTACAAATGAGAGCGCAAGCCCAAGTGGCAATCGATGAAGCAGATGTTATTATCTTCATGGTCAATAGCCGTGATGGAATTACAGGTGCTGATGAAGAAGTAGCAAAAATATTATTCAAATCGAATAAACCAGTTGTCCTTGCTGTGAATAAGGTTGACAATCCTGAAATGCGGGAGAATATTTATGAATTTTATTCGCTTGGATTTGGTGAGCCTTTTCCTATATCCGGTACACATGGCCTTGGCTTAGGGGACATGCTGGATGAGGTTGTTAATCACTTCCCGGAACAAGTACAAGAAGAAATCGAAGATGATACGATTCGCTTTAGTTTGATCGGCAGGCCGAATGTAGGGAAATCTTCCCTTGTTAACAGTCTTTTAGGTCAGGAGCGTGTTATCGTCAGTGATATTGCTGGAACCACTAGGGATGCGATTGACACACCTTTCTCTAAAGACGATCGAGACTTTGTGATTATTGATACAGCGGGGATGAGAAAACGAGGTAAAGTGTATGAATCAACTGAGAAATACAGTATCATTCGTGCGTTGAAAGCGATAGAACGATCTGATGTGGTCTTGACACTCATTGATGCTGATACAGGGATTCAGGAACAGGATAAGAAGATTGCCGGATATGCTCATGAAGCTGGAAAAGCTGTGATCATCGTTGTCAATAAGTGGGATACCGTGGATAAGGGAGAAAAGACGATGAAGGAATTTGAAGATAAAGTCCGTTCCGATTTCCGGTTCTTGGATTATGCTCCTATCGTATTTCTTTCGGCAAAAACGAAGAAACGGATTCATACGCTGCTGCCAAAAGTGCTTGAAGCTAGTGAGAACCATGCTAAACGTGTACAGACCAATATATTGAACGAAGTGATCATGGATGCGCTAGCCATGAATCCATCTCCGTCCATTAAAGGTCAGAAATTGAAAATTTTCTATGCTACTCAAGTTTCTGTTAAACCGCCTAGCTTTGTCGTGTTTGTCAACGAACCTGAGCTAATGCATTTCACTTATGAGCGTTTCTTGGAAAATAGAATACGAGAGGCTTTCGGATTTGAAGGAACTCCTATTAAAATTTTTGCCAGAAAACGCAGTTGA